The Leptolyngbya iicbica LK region AGACTTGGTCTACAACGTCGGGATTACGCCGGTTGCCGATCGCCCTGACATTACCGTCAACAGCTTCACCGTGGTGGAAGATCAGGTGCTGCAAGTCACGGGCGATGTGCTGAATGCGATCGATGATGACACCTTGCCTGCCAATCTCAACTTCACGATTACAGGCACTGACTCAGGCAGCTTCTTCTACAACGACGGCACCACGGTCAGCGCAAAAGATAACTTCACGCTGGACGATGTTTTCCAGGGCAAAGTCACCTTCCTGTATGAGAACGCCAACAATACTGGTGCGCCAAACTTTACCATTACGGTCTCTGACGACACCACGCCTACCCCACTGACCGATATTGTGGCGGGCAACATTGTCAATTTCACGGCTGTCAATGACGCCCCAGAACTGGTCCTCGATGAGAGTACTGATGACCCGGCGACTGTTGATGTTGTTGAGATCGACAACTTTGTGGTTGATGAAGGCGGGCAGCTAAAGATTTCGAATGCCCTCATTAGCGCCACTGACGAAGAATCTGGCCCGGCTAATCTGACCTTTACGCTCACCAATATTGAAGGTGGCGATTTCATTGTCAACGGTCAGGTCAAGACGAGCTTTACCCTGGCACAAGTGAATGCCGGAGCTGTATCCTTCCGCCATGATGGGACTGAAATTGCCCCTCTTGCAACCATTAGCGTGACCGACGGTAATGGGCTATCGTCACTGCCACAAACCATTCAAGGCATTATTGATCCGGCTGGATTCGTAAATGATCCGCCCACGATTTTGGTCAACAATTTTAACGTGGTGGAAGGGGAAGAACTGCTCATTACCACCAGTGTGTTGGATGCGATCGATGTCGATGCGGCTACTCCTGCGCCTGACATCCAATTCACGATTTCCGGCCCTAATGCTACCAGCTTTATCTTTCCAGGAGATACTGACCCGGATAATGACGCTAGCACGGTCACCTTCAATCGCTCCGATATTGTGGCGGGTGAGGTCACCTTCCTCTACAACGGCGAAACGGCCCCCGTCTTTAGCATCACGGCGAATGATCAAGACCCGAATGTCACTCCCGCTGAAACCACTGTGGCGGGGAATGTCACCTTTACTGAAGTCAACGACACGCCAGTCTTTTTAGAGCCAGTTAATCCTGCGGTGACGCCAGTCGTCTTTGAGCCGAGCGATGGCATTTTGCCTGACTTTACGGTGAAAGAAGGCGGCAATGTCGCGATCAATCGACTGATCATTCGAGCGACCGATGGCGACTTTGACGATCGCAACCTCCAATTCACTGTCTCGAATGTGCAGGGGGGCGAATTCCGCTTGGTAGGCAGCTCCAATGCAGTTACCACGTTTACCCAAAACGACATCAACTTGGGCCGGGTGCTCTTTGTTAACGATGGCACCGTAACTGATCCGAGCTATGACATCAGCGTCACCGATGGCGTCAACACCGCTACGGCCATCGGCGGTGGCACTGTTACGGCAGTCAACGATGCGCCCGAAATCACGGTCAATAACTTTACCGTTGTGGAAGATCAGGTGCTCTTAGTCGATGGCAGCGTGTTAAATGCGACTGACGAAGATAACCCTGACCCGAATGACCTCACCTTTACGATTACGGGTAGGGATGCTGCCAGCTTTATTTTTGCTGGGGATACTGATGCCACCGACGGCATTAGCTTCAAGCTTTCAGATGTCTTCCAAGGCAACGTCACCTTCTTGTATGAAAACGCCGATAATCTCGGCGCGCCCAGCTTCAGTATTAAAGTTGCGGATTTACAGCCGCTGGCAGATACGGCAGCAGGCAACATTGTTAATTTCACTGCGGTCAATGACGCCCCGATTTTAGATGGCACTCCGCTAGATGATACGGATTCAGATGATCTGACTCCCATCACCGTCGATGAAGGCGGACAAGTTACCGTTAATAGCGTCAACATTGGGGCGCGGGATGAAGAATCAGGGGCCGCTAACCTGACCTTTAACCTGACGAATATTGAAGGCGGCGACTTCATTGTTAGCGGTCAAGTCAAGACCAGCTTTACCCAGGCACAGGTCAACGCTGGGGCAGTGTTCTTCCAGCATGACGGCACCGAAGTGCCACCGGCTTACACGGTGACCGTGACCGATGGCGGAGGTCTATCGTCTCCGCCACAAACCATTCAAGGCATCCTTGACCCGACAGGACTCGTCAACGACCCGCCCACGATTTTGAAGAATAACTTTGTGGTGACGGAAGGGGAAGAACTGCTGGTTACGACGAAGGTGTTGGATGCGATCGATGTCGATGCTACGGTTCCTGGCACCGATATTGAGTTCACCATTACGGGTGCCGATGCCAGCAGCTTTATCTTTGCGGGCGATACTGATGCGACAGACGGGATTACTTTCAAGCGCTCCGATATCGTAGCGGGTGATGTCACCTTCCTCTATGACGGTGAAACTGCCCCTGTCTTTAGCATCACGGCCAATGACCTTGACCCAGATGCCGCGGGTGGCGCGAAGGTCACGGTAGCGGGCAATGTGACCTTTACCGAGGTCAACGATACGCCCATCTTCCAAGAGCCGGACGGTGCGGGTGGCTTTGTCACCATTACCGACGGTACCTTGCCAGACATTACGGTGAATGAAGACGGTAATGTCTCAATCACGCGGCAAATTATCAAAGCGACCGATGGCGACTTTGACGATCGCAACCTCCAATTCACCGTCTCCAATGTGCAGGGTGGCGACTTCTTCATCATTGGCAACGCTAATCCAGTCACCACCTTCACCCAAAACGACATTAACTTGGGCCGCGTCTTCTTTGAAAACGACGGCACCGAAACTGCCCCGAGCTACGACATCAGCGTCACCGATGGCGTCAATACGGCGACGGCTACAGGCGGCGGTACTGTCAATGGCGTCAACGATGCGCCCGAGATCACCACCAACGTCTTCAACATTACCGAAGGCGTTGAGCTGGTCATTACCCCCGACGTGCTCAATATCACTGATGTAGATAGTCTCGACAGCGAAATCGAGATCACGGTTGCGGGCAACACCGGCAACCCGGTCGCGGGAATCGATACTGATGGCGAGATTAACGCAGCTTTTGCTGTCAATGGCACCCCTGCAACGACCTTCACCCTCGAAGACATCATCAATGGCGACGTCACTTTCAAATACGAAGGTGAAATTGAGCCGTCCTTTAGCATCACAGTCACAGATAATCGGGCTGGCGTGAATCCAACGCCCATTCCGTTAGCTCCGGTTGATGCCAACATCACCTTTACCCCGGTCAATGATGCTCCAGAGCTGACGCTCGACCCAGCAACGAACATTCCGATCACTGAAGATGCATCCCTGGCCATTACGGACACTTTCTTCAAGGTCGTTGATGCTGAGGTGAAAGCTGGACTGCAACCGCTAACCGATCTGGTTTACACCGTTGATGCCACCACCAACGGCACTTTCCAGCTCGACGGCGTTAACGCCACCACCTTTACCCAAGCGGATGTCGAGAATGGCGATGTTACCTTCTTGCACAGTGGCGAAACCGCCCCTAGCTTTACGGTCACCCTCAATGACAACGGTGCCCCCATTGATGAAGAGGTCACCGTAACTGTTGCGCCGGAAGACTTTAACTTCACGGCAGTGAACGACGTGCCCGAACTGGTCAACAAAAACCTGACTGTCACCGAAGGCAGCACGGTGACTCTGACAACGGCCAACTTAAGCGCGATCGATGTTGAAACCAAAGCGCTGGATCTTGAATTCACAGTCTCCAACGTGGTCAACGGTAGCTTCAATAAGACGACCTTCACGCTGCTAGACATCATTCAAGAAACGGTCACCTTTACCCACGACGACACGGGCGAAACCCCCACCGACAATAAAGCACCTAGTTTCGATGTCACCGTGACCGATATCGGAGCCGACGCCGGTGCGGCCTTAGCCGACAAAACGTCTCCGGTATCCACGATTAACGTCACCCTGATTCCGGTCAATGATGCTCCTGTGCTGATTCCCGATGGTGATCTGCCCGGTAACCTGGGCAATGACCCCTTTGCCATTACCGAGGGGGCGCTGCTCGTCCTTGATGCGACCAACGTAGCGGTGAATGCGGCCATTTTTGCCAGCGACACCGACACCTTGCCCGAAGATTTAGACTTCACGGCAACCAATGTTGTGGGCGGGTTCTTTGCTTTGGCGACTGATACCAGTACCCCAATCACCACCTTTACTCAAGCTGATATCGACAATCGACTGGTCGCGTTTAAGCACAACGGCACCGAAACCCAGCCCAGTTTTACGCTCGAAGTCACTGACGGCACTAGCACCGATCTACAAAACTACGTTGCGACCCTTGTCCCCGTTAACGATCCACCGGCAATTACGACGAATACCCTGACCATCAGTGAAGATGAGCAGGTGCTCCTGACCATCAGTGACCTCAAAGTCGTTGATCCAGAAAGTGGCCCTGCCAACCTCAAATACTCCATTACGAACCTGGCCAATGGCTCTTTCTTTATTGACGATGGCTCCGGTGCCTTCGCGACTGAAATTGCGACCAATACGGTGGATGCCTTTAGCCAACAGCAGGTGATTGACGGACTGGTCGCCTTTAAGCAAGGCGGCAGTAACGACGCTCCCACCTATACGCTGACGGCAAAAGACAATGGCACGCCTCAGGGAGTTTCTGTCGCCAGTGATGCGGATATTAACTTCACGCCGATCAACGACGCCCCTGAGTTGGCAGCCGGCACAACGGAAGGACTATTCGCGATTTCACAGGGCCAAAAAGTCACCATTGATGGAGCGACTCAGCTCAGCTTTGTGGATGAAGAAACCTTTGATGGCACCACTGGTGACCCGGCACTGCTGACCTACACCATTGATGCTGTTAGCAAAGGCACCTTCTTCTTGAGTGGTGCGGCGTTAGGCGTCAACGATACCTTTACGCAGCAAGACCTCAACCTGGGAAGCGTGGCCTTCCAGCATGACAACAGCGAGTTCGCGCCCAGCTACACCGTTACGGTGAGCGACAATGGCGTTCCCGCACCCGTCCAGTCCACTTCCTTAGAAGTGGTCTTTAAGGACGTCACTGATGGCGGCACCTTTACCAATCTACCGAATGCTCCGGAGTTGCTGATCAATGCCCTCACCATCGACGAAGGGCAAACGGTCGAGTTCACCACCAGCAATCTCAGTGCCGAAGACTTAGATTCGCCCAATCTCGACCTGGAATTCTTCATCACAGACGAGACCAATGGCACGTTCACCGTTGATAACTCAACTGCTGTTAATGGGGACTTCACTCTGCGCGATGTGGTGGAGGGGCGAGTCAGCTTTGAACATGACGGCTCGAACGATGCGCCGACTTACAAAGTCGAGGTCAAAGATGCTGGAGGCACGGGACTGACTTCCGGCGTGGAAGCTGCCGATATCACGTTCAATCGTGAGAACGACAATCCCACGTTGATCAGCCCCGATGGGCCGATTCCGGCGACTGATCTAGAAACGGCCAATGACTTGGCACAGTTTACGTTCACTGTCGAGGAAGATGGCATTTTCGGCCTCACCCTGGATCAAATTAATGCGGCGGATGAACTGGGTGAAACCGCACAAGAAAATTTGACGTTCGAAGTTGCTGAGGTGAAAGGTGGCTTCTTTGCCCTGTCAACCAGCTCGGATACCCCGATCGCTGATAACAAGTTCACCTGGGTGCAGGTTGAAAATGGCGACATCGTCTTCAACCACGATGGCTCTAACGTGGTTCCAAGCTATGAGCTGACCGTTTTTGACGACGAGGGCGGCAGCACGACCGCTACTTACGAGGGCACCTTGACCGCCATCAATGATGTGCCCGTGCTCAAGGCGGCCCAGCTCAGCCTCACCGAAATCGACGACGGCACTGGTACGCCCATCACGGCAGCCAACCTGCTGTTTGAAGACGAAGAGACGGCCCCTGCGAATCTCAACTACGAGATCATCAGCGTTGGTCCCGATGGGGCGACCGATGCGGAAGATGCATTCTTTACCAGAAACGGTACGCGGCTCAATGTTGGGGAGTCGTTTAGCCAAGCCGACGTCAACAATGGGCTAATCGCCTTTGTGCAGGCTGAGGTAGACAACAATGCCGCGCCGACCTTTAAGTTACAGCTCAAAGACCAGGTGGTGCCTGGTGATGTCACTTCCACGGTCAACGCTATTGATATCGAGACCGGAGTCAACTTTACGCTCAACTTCACGCCAGTCAACGATGCGCCGACACCTGATCCATTTGTGATTAGTTTCCCGACGGTGGTCGAGGGTGGCACCATCAATGTCGTGAGTGGAGTTGCAGATCCGCTGGCGGATCCGCCTGAGGTGCAGATCTTTGTCGAAGACGAAGAAACGACGAATCCGGTAGAGCTGGTTTACACCGTCGATAGCATTGCCAATGCGAACTTCCAGGTGAGTGGCAGCAATGCGACGACCTTTACCCAAGATGACATCAACAACAATCGGGTCACCTTTGTTCACGATGGCAGTGAGTTAGAACCGACCTTTACGCTGTCGGTGCAAGACAATAATGGCGGTACCGGGGCCAATACGCTCACTCAATCCGTCACTCCTATGTTCCAGTTGGCTAACGAAGCGCCAGAGCTCACGAAGAATACGCTGAGCCCGATTGAGGGACAGGAGATCACCCTGACCACTGACAATATCTTTGCGAGCGATCGCGAAGACCTGGTCACACAACTCAAATTTGAGATTTCTGATGTGGTGGGCGGCACCTTCTTCCTGAATGGTGTAGCGCTAGACGTTGTCGATGGTGGCGATGGCTTTGGCCAATTTTCCATTGCGCAGTTAGCTGCAGGTGAGCTCACCTTCAAAGATGACGGTAACGAAGATGCGCCCAGCTACAAGGTCAACGTGATTGATAGTGAGGGCTTGGCACTGGCGGCACCCGAAGCGGCCACCATTGACCTGTCCCAGTTCCCGGTGAATGATGCGCCTGAGATTAAAGTCGTTAACTTCCCCATTGTGGAAGGGACGCTGTTAGAACTCGATCTTGATCTCCTCGATACGGCCAACGCCAACCTGTTTACCGCGGATCCGGACAATACCGATGCGGAGCTGACCTACACCGTCAGTAACCTCACAGGTGGCCAGTTCTTGCTCTTTAACTTGACCACTGCGGCGCTAGATCCGACCAGCACATTCACCCAAAAAGACGTGATCGACGGCTTGGTCAACTTCCAGCCGGACAAAAATAGTGAGGTGGCCCCGAGCTTTACGCTGACGGTCAGTGACGGCATTGATGGCACTGACTCGGTCAACGTTTCTGTTGCGAGTGGCAATATCACCTTTATTCCGGTCAACGATCCGCCGGTAGCGGTTGCGAATAGCTTCACTACCGATGAGGATACGAAGCTGACTGGGCTGAATGTGACCGCGAATGACACTGACGACAGCGGCACCACCCTGCAGGTCACTGAGATCAACGGTCAAACGGGGACGGTCACTACCACCAAAGGGGCTACCGTTGAAATTGTTGGTAACCTGATTAACTACGATCCAACGACATCTACAACTTTCCAAGCGTTGGCAGTCGGGCAATCCGGCACAGACACCTTTACCTACACGATCAATGACAATGACCCTGACTTAACTGATGGCAAAACAGCTATTGGTACGGTGACGATCGCGATCGAGGGGGTAAATGACTTGCCTACTCTGGATACGGCGAGCTTGACTGCGGCAGCGACTGAGGGCAGCCCGCTTAACCTCAACCTTCTGACGGCGGCGGGAGCGAAGGATGTCGATTTTGGCGATGTGCTTACCATTAGTGACGCCAGCGATGGCACCTTCGGTACGGTCACGTTCACCAATGACATCCTGACGTATACCCCAACGGGGAATCTCTTAGGGGGCGAAGTTAAAGAGGATACGGTCACCTACACAATCAGTGACGGCAACGGCGGCACCGTCGATGGCGAGCTGAAAATCACCCTGACAGGCGTCAACGACCCACCTGTTGCCGTCGCCAACAGTGGCTCTGGCTTCCGCACAGTTGAGTCAGCGGCCTTTAGAACCGGTAATGTGCTAACCAATGACTTTGACCCTGAGGGCCAAGCCATCACCTTAAAGAGTGTTGACACGACTGGGTTGCGAGGCTTACTCGTCAACCGGGGCGATGGCACCTTTACCTATGATCCCAACGGGGTGTTTGAT contains the following coding sequences:
- a CDS encoding cadherin-like domain-containing protein is translated as MANKTKSIVFVDASIEAPLQLAAGIALDAETLILPPDVDGVAYITATLQAHPTATEVFVVAHGAPGRLSLGNAELSLSTLPQYRDRLQQWTAQTAIQDIHFYGCRVAAGDAGAEFLAAIHTLTHANIAASTHVLGHAARGGDWTLDAFWGEVERRQLLTAAAAAAYPGTLAANNDIQNAIALTPGTPDVIGNALANNQVGEPIHDATPGATTFSNDSVWWTWTSNVDGLVNINTAGSSIGTVLAVYSSPIAATDPTFTFGSLTPIANDLSASSSDTTSVSFEAQNGVIYYFAVDGTGFQQTANDTTGITIQLDVPPQIAPAQLFTVPEDNSAAPSDGTDNQVNLVDPAVTVDTWAITSGNLDNDGDGNLVFAIDSATGAITVNDADDLDFEAFPQNYELTISATNGADTDTESVFVQVTDINEAPTITSLSVPAGTVNEGQLFTLTGQVDDPDISDTSTVLIEWGDGTTSTVAADGTGAFSASHAYADDTAFTAGFIKATVTDSGSLTDSATLDISVENVAPTVTPSIGQTFSLAEDGTKSFFLTATDPAGALDPFTWSFTTPPLSAGGNLVINPGGDEATQFFTYTPRANFNGTETFAIKVDDGDGGTSTINFTANVTPVADAPTSFKLATSAATIDEGDSIILSGSFVDPDVGDTFTVTINWNDGTAPTTLNSSDLTFKAATNTYSFNTGHVFNTNGTVAISATVVDSFGKVANATKSIIIENTPPEVSPISSFLTIDEDATGTITLSAADISSESFTWEIDTAPTQGTASFVTSGTGDTQTLSYTPNPDYFGGDNFIVKVTDEDGGISFASIGVNVNPVNDAPINLTVTPDVSSINEGDTVTLSGSFDDIDNSTEVDLDDVHSITVDWGDGTVETFNDTDVTIFTNTDQTTVSFAGLTHTYLDEGDGTYDVTVTVTDKAGATDDFTTEIQVANVSPTLVDPAASPTNLGPVTEDKSFNFTVKASDVGTQDTLTWQIVSGPSNGTLTLGTSPSNGVRNLTYTPDANYDGDGDGATFNDDTFTLQVSDGDGGFEDLVYNVGITPVADRPDITVNSFTVVEDQVLQVTGDVLNAIDDDTLPANLNFTITGTDSGSFFYNDGTTVSAKDNFTLDDVFQGKVTFLYENANNTGAPNFTITVSDDTTPTPLTDIVAGNIVNFTAVNDAPELVLDESTDDPATVDVVEIDNFVVDEGGQLKISNALISATDEESGPANLTFTLTNIEGGDFIVNGQVKTSFTLAQVNAGAVSFRHDGTEIAPLATISVTDGNGLSSLPQTIQGIIDPAGFVNDPPTILVNNFNVVEGEELLITTSVLDAIDVDAATPAPDIQFTISGPNATSFIFPGDTDPDNDASTVTFNRSDIVAGEVTFLYNGETAPVFSITANDQDPNVTPAETTVAGNVTFTEVNDTPVFLEPVNPAVTPVVFEPSDGILPDFTVKEGGNVAINRLIIRATDGDFDDRNLQFTVSNVQGGEFRLVGSSNAVTTFTQNDINLGRVLFVNDGTVTDPSYDISVTDGVNTATAIGGGTVTAVNDAPEITVNNFTVVEDQVLLVDGSVLNATDEDNPDPNDLTFTITGRDAASFIFAGDTDATDGISFKLSDVFQGNVTFLYENADNLGAPSFSIKVADLQPLADTAAGNIVNFTAVNDAPILDGTPLDDTDSDDLTPITVDEGGQVTVNSVNIGARDEESGAANLTFNLTNIEGGDFIVSGQVKTSFTQAQVNAGAVFFQHDGTEVPPAYTVTVTDGGGLSSPPQTIQGILDPTGLVNDPPTILKNNFVVTEGEELLVTTKVLDAIDVDATVPGTDIEFTITGADASSFIFAGDTDATDGITFKRSDIVAGDVTFLYDGETAPVFSITANDLDPDAAGGAKVTVAGNVTFTEVNDTPIFQEPDGAGGFVTITDGTLPDITVNEDGNVSITRQIIKATDGDFDDRNLQFTVSNVQGGDFFIIGNANPVTTFTQNDINLGRVFFENDGTETAPSYDISVTDGVNTATATGGGTVNGVNDAPEITTNVFNITEGVELVITPDVLNITDVDSLDSEIEITVAGNTGNPVAGIDTDGEINAAFAVNGTPATTFTLEDIINGDVTFKYEGEIEPSFSITVTDNRAGVNPTPIPLAPVDANITFTPVNDAPELTLDPATNIPITEDASLAITDTFFKVVDAEVKAGLQPLTDLVYTVDATTNGTFQLDGVNATTFTQADVENGDVTFLHSGETAPSFTVTLNDNGAPIDEEVTVTVAPEDFNFTAVNDVPELVNKNLTVTEGSTVTLTTANLSAIDVETKALDLEFTVSNVVNGSFNKTTFTLLDIIQETVTFTHDDTGETPTDNKAPSFDVTVTDIGADAGAALADKTSPVSTINVTLIPVNDAPVLIPDGDLPGNLGNDPFAITEGALLVLDATNVAVNAAIFASDTDTLPEDLDFTATNVVGGFFALATDTSTPITTFTQADIDNRLVAFKHNGTETQPSFTLEVTDGTSTDLQNYVATLVPVNDPPAITTNTLTISEDEQVLLTISDLKVVDPESGPANLKYSITNLANGSFFIDDGSGAFATEIATNTVDAFSQQQVIDGLVAFKQGGSNDAPTYTLTAKDNGTPQGVSVASDADINFTPINDAPELAAGTTEGLFAISQGQKVTIDGATQLSFVDEETFDGTTGDPALLTYTIDAVSKGTFFLSGAALGVNDTFTQQDLNLGSVAFQHDNSEFAPSYTVTVSDNGVPAPVQSTSLEVVFKDVTDGGTFTNLPNAPELLINALTIDEGQTVEFTTSNLSAEDLDSPNLDLEFFITDETNGTFTVDNSTAVNGDFTLRDVVEGRVSFEHDGSNDAPTYKVEVKDAGGTGLTSGVEAADITFNRENDNPTLISPDGPIPATDLETANDLAQFTFTVEEDGIFGLTLDQINAADELGETAQENLTFEVAEVKGGFFALSTSSDTPIADNKFTWVQVENGDIVFNHDGSNVVPSYELTVFDDEGGSTTATYEGTLTAINDVPVLKAAQLSLTEIDDGTGTPITAANLLFEDEETAPANLNYEIISVGPDGATDAEDAFFTRNGTRLNVGESFSQADVNNGLIAFVQAEVDNNAAPTFKLQLKDQVVPGDVTSTVNAIDIETGVNFTLNFTPVNDAPTPDPFVISFPTVVEGGTINVVSGVADPLADPPEVQIFVEDEETTNPVELVYTVDSIANANFQVSGSNATTFTQDDINNNRVTFVHDGSELEPTFTLSVQDNNGGTGANTLTQSVTPMFQLANEAPELTKNTLSPIEGQEITLTTDNIFASDREDLVTQLKFEISDVVGGTFFLNGVALDVVDGGDGFGQFSIAQLAAGELTFKDDGNEDAPSYKVNVIDSEGLALAAPEAATIDLSQFPVNDAPEIKVVNFPIVEGTLLELDLDLLDTANANLFTADPDNTDAELTYTVSNLTGGQFLLFNLTTAALDPTSTFTQKDVIDGLVNFQPDKNSEVAPSFTLTVSDGIDGTDSVNVSVASGNITFIPVNDPPVAVANSFTTDEDTKLTGLNVTANDTDDSGTTLQVTEINGQTGTVTTTKGATVEIVGNLINYDPTTSTTFQALAVGQSGTDTFTYTINDNDPDLTDGKTAIGTVTIAIEGVNDLPTLDTASLTAAATEGSPLNLNLLTAAGAKDVDFGDVLTISDASDGTFGTVTFTNDILTYTPTGNLLGGEVKEDTVTYTISDGNGGTVDGELKITLTGVNDPPVAVANSGSGFRTVESAAFRTGNVLTNDFDPEGQAITLKSVDTTGLRGLLVNRGDGTFTYDPNGVFDALPVGKTRNDVFSYTIEDAQGATDSATVSIRITGQLSSFLDYEKQLKLQNLNAVAPGNTFGVFPLAQLYDERYYLNQNPQVAAVVGPGLPFSSGFQHFVQFGLSEGRNPSVLYNESFYLANNAQVRQAVNNGIFRSGLEHFLQFGHREGRDPSAFFDQSDYLLNNPDVDRAVDSGAIQSAFQHYVIAGVDENRLPALSLFDAQYYLDTNPQLVQAGVTRAGAFDHFQQFGQFEGRRGSAAYRESSYLSFNTDVANAINSGALPNGFQHFEAAGRFEGRFVLPV